A part of Myxococcus landrumus genomic DNA contains:
- a CDS encoding replication-associated recombination protein A, with translation MSDGPDLFSASVDVNRFAPLAERMRPRSPDEFVGQAHLLGPGAPLRRLMERKQIVSSLFWGPPGVGKTTLARMLASGVDAELVILSAVSDGIPRIREVVAEAERRRNQYSRRTVLFVDEIHRWAKNVQEQALPHVESGLFVLLGATTENVSFEVRPALVSRCRVFQLQELTLDDIAGALRRALTDEKRGLGKRALTVGDEALALLARGGAGDVRKALGALEMAAGLTPDGGEINVDTAREAVGTGLSRHDKDGDQHFDLLSALQKSCRGSNAQGAIFWAAKLLQTGDVVSLWRRLKVIAVEDVGMAMPEAISIVRACEEGFHSTGMPEGRLFVAHAVVTLATARKSNRAYAAMNAALAALEEHPNAAPPLPLRNAPTELLKELGHGKGYQPPWDFKDHYAPGQVYLPPPLERSVFYRPSKEGYEAEVHERMSHWWREDKASRGE, from the coding sequence ATGAGCGATGGTCCCGACCTGTTCTCCGCCTCCGTCGATGTGAACCGCTTCGCGCCGCTCGCGGAGCGGATGCGTCCTCGCTCGCCCGATGAGTTCGTCGGGCAGGCACACCTCCTGGGCCCGGGTGCGCCGCTGCGCCGGTTGATGGAGCGAAAGCAGATTGTGTCCTCGCTCTTCTGGGGACCTCCCGGCGTGGGCAAGACGACGCTGGCGCGCATGCTCGCCTCGGGCGTGGACGCGGAGCTGGTCATCCTGTCCGCGGTCTCCGACGGCATCCCCCGCATCCGCGAGGTGGTGGCCGAGGCCGAGCGCCGCCGCAACCAGTACTCGCGCCGGACGGTCCTCTTCGTGGATGAAATCCACCGCTGGGCGAAGAACGTCCAGGAGCAGGCGCTGCCGCATGTGGAGAGCGGCCTGTTCGTCCTCCTGGGCGCCACGACGGAGAACGTCAGCTTCGAGGTGCGGCCCGCGCTCGTCAGCCGGTGCCGCGTCTTCCAGCTCCAGGAGCTGACGCTCGACGACATCGCGGGCGCGCTGCGCCGGGCGCTCACCGACGAGAAGCGCGGGCTGGGCAAGCGCGCGCTGACGGTGGGCGACGAGGCGCTGGCGCTCCTGGCGCGAGGCGGCGCTGGAGACGTGCGCAAGGCGCTGGGCGCGCTGGAGATGGCCGCGGGCCTCACACCGGACGGCGGCGAAATCAATGTCGACACGGCGCGCGAGGCGGTGGGCACCGGGCTGTCGCGCCACGACAAGGACGGAGACCAGCACTTCGACCTGCTCAGCGCGCTCCAGAAGTCCTGCCGGGGCTCCAATGCCCAGGGCGCCATCTTCTGGGCGGCGAAGCTGCTCCAGACGGGAGACGTGGTGTCGCTGTGGCGGCGCCTCAAGGTCATCGCCGTGGAGGACGTGGGCATGGCGATGCCCGAGGCCATCTCCATTGTCCGGGCCTGCGAGGAGGGCTTCCACTCCACCGGCATGCCGGAGGGCCGGCTGTTCGTCGCGCACGCCGTCGTCACCCTGGCCACGGCGCGCAAGAGCAACCGGGCCTATGCGGCGATGAACGCGGCCCTGGCCGCGCTGGAGGAGCACCCCAACGCCGCGCCCCCGCTGCCGCTGCGCAACGCTCCCACCGAGTTGCTGAAGGAACTGGGACACGGCAAGGGCTATCAACCGCCGTGGGACTTCAAGGACCACTATGCGCCCGGGCAGGTCTATCTGCCCCCGCCGCTGGAGCGCTCCGTCTTCTACCGCCCCAGCAAGGAAGGCTACGAAGCCGAGGTCCACGAGCGGATGAGCCACTGGTGGCGCGAGGACAAGGCGAGCCGGGGCGAATAG
- a CDS encoding LysR substrate-binding domain-containing protein, whose protein sequence is MPLPTAWLPALAAFEAAARHQNFAHAAQELHLTASAVSHHVRKLEGLLGVTLFQRHARGVVLTIEGRQLADAAGGALADLHDVLRDLGDTRGERHLVRVTTLYSVAHTWLLPRLPDFSTTHPQMRVRVDTEMALTRFDDGGPDLGIRFGPGQWPGMTAHHLMADALFPVASPTLPDVEHVQSPADIQKLPLIEDLARQGWQDWFRAAEVHGARLDVRHSFSDTSNALLAASRGMGAALARERVSEPFLSSGSLVRLPGPLLPTRYAYFVVYPSHRRLRAAARTFLDWLLAQPGRTPPKPPTPKPPTP, encoded by the coding sequence ATGCCCCTCCCCACCGCGTGGCTGCCGGCCCTCGCCGCCTTCGAGGCAGCCGCCCGGCACCAGAACTTCGCCCACGCGGCCCAGGAGCTTCACTTGACGGCCAGCGCCGTCAGCCACCATGTGCGCAAGCTGGAGGGGTTGCTCGGTGTCACCCTCTTCCAGCGCCACGCGCGCGGCGTGGTGCTGACCATCGAGGGCCGCCAGCTCGCGGACGCCGCCGGCGGAGCGCTGGCCGATCTCCACGACGTGCTCCGGGATTTGGGAGACACCCGAGGCGAGCGCCACCTCGTGCGGGTCACCACCCTGTACTCCGTGGCGCACACCTGGCTCCTGCCGCGCCTGCCCGACTTCTCCACCACCCACCCGCAGATGCGCGTGCGGGTCGACACCGAGATGGCGCTGACGCGCTTCGACGACGGCGGCCCAGACCTGGGCATCCGCTTCGGCCCGGGGCAGTGGCCTGGGATGACGGCCCATCACCTGATGGCGGACGCCCTCTTCCCCGTGGCCTCGCCCACGCTCCCCGACGTCGAGCACGTCCAGAGCCCCGCCGACATCCAGAAGCTCCCGCTCATCGAGGACCTCGCGCGCCAGGGCTGGCAGGACTGGTTCCGCGCCGCGGAGGTCCACGGCGCCAGGCTCGACGTGCGCCACAGCTTCAGCGATACAAGCAACGCGCTGCTCGCGGCCTCGCGCGGCATGGGCGCCGCGCTCGCGCGAGAGCGTGTCTCGGAGCCCTTCCTCTCCAGTGGAAGCCTGGTCCGGCTCCCCGGGCCGCTGCTCCCCACCCGCTACGCCTACTTCGTGGTGTACCCCTCCCACCGCCGGCTCCGGGCCGCCGCGCGCACCTTCCTGGACTGGCTGCTCGCCCAGCCCGGCCGCACGCCCCCGAAGCCTCCCACCCCGAAGCCTCCCACGCCGTAA
- the amaB gene encoding L-piperidine-6-carboxylate dehydrogenase yields the protein MLHPILEALGLAEHNPGSTLGNGVWADSRAEPLLEVFNPSTGVKLATVSSASEQEHEQLMHAATQAFLAWRELPAPRRGEAIRLCAEALRRHKDALGSLVSLEMGKVKAEGDGEVQEMIDIADFAVGQSRMLYGLTMHSERPGHRMYEQWHPLGLVGIISAFNFPVAVWAWNAFIAAVCGDVSIWKPSPRTPLSAIAATRICNAALKAGGFPEVFFLLNAAGTARAERLVDDARVSLVSFTGSTAVGRQVAMRVAQRLGRSLLELGGNNAIIVDATADLKLAIPAIVFGAVGTAGQRCTTTRRLIVHESILDDVVEKLAAAYAQVRTRIGDPLEAGTLMGPLIDAAAVKRFEATVERARAAGARVVSGGKALERPGHFVEPTLITGVRPTDAWVQEETFAPILYVMPYRTLDEAIAHQNGVPQGLSSSVFTRDFQTAERFLSAAGSDCGIANVNIGTSGAEIGGAFGGEKDTGGGRESGSDAWKAYMRRQTNTLNASNALPLAQGIRFDL from the coding sequence ATGCTCCATCCCATTCTCGAGGCGCTCGGCCTGGCCGAGCACAACCCCGGCAGTACGCTCGGAAACGGCGTCTGGGCGGACTCCCGCGCCGAGCCCCTGTTGGAGGTCTTCAATCCCTCCACCGGCGTGAAGCTGGCGACGGTGTCCTCCGCGAGCGAGCAGGAGCATGAGCAGCTCATGCACGCGGCCACCCAGGCCTTCCTCGCCTGGCGCGAGCTGCCCGCGCCCCGCCGAGGCGAGGCCATCCGCCTGTGCGCAGAGGCCCTGCGTCGACACAAGGACGCGCTCGGCTCGCTCGTCTCACTGGAGATGGGCAAGGTGAAGGCGGAGGGCGACGGCGAGGTGCAGGAGATGATCGACATCGCCGACTTCGCGGTGGGCCAGTCGCGCATGTTGTACGGCCTCACCATGCACTCCGAGCGCCCCGGCCATCGCATGTACGAGCAATGGCATCCGCTGGGCCTGGTCGGCATCATCAGCGCCTTCAACTTCCCCGTGGCCGTGTGGGCCTGGAATGCCTTCATCGCCGCCGTGTGCGGCGACGTGTCCATCTGGAAGCCCTCGCCCAGGACGCCGCTGTCGGCCATCGCCGCCACGCGCATCTGCAACGCCGCGCTGAAGGCCGGAGGCTTCCCGGAGGTCTTCTTCCTCCTCAACGCGGCGGGCACCGCCCGGGCCGAGCGCCTGGTCGACGACGCGCGCGTCAGCCTGGTGAGCTTCACCGGCTCCACGGCCGTGGGGCGACAGGTGGCGATGCGCGTGGCCCAGCGACTGGGTCGAAGCCTGCTGGAGCTGGGAGGCAACAACGCCATCATCGTGGACGCCACCGCCGACCTGAAGCTGGCCATCCCCGCCATCGTCTTCGGCGCGGTGGGCACCGCGGGCCAGCGCTGCACCACCACCCGACGGCTCATCGTCCACGAGTCCATCCTCGACGACGTGGTGGAGAAGCTCGCCGCGGCCTACGCCCAGGTGAGGACCCGCATCGGAGACCCGCTGGAGGCCGGCACGCTGATGGGCCCCCTCATCGACGCGGCCGCGGTGAAGCGCTTCGAAGCCACCGTCGAGAGAGCCCGCGCCGCGGGAGCGCGCGTGGTGAGCGGCGGCAAGGCCCTGGAGCGCCCCGGCCACTTCGTGGAGCCCACGCTCATCACCGGCGTGCGCCCCACCGACGCGTGGGTGCAGGAGGAGACCTTCGCCCCCATCCTCTACGTCATGCCTTACCGAACGCTCGATGAGGCCATCGCCCACCAGAACGGCGTCCCCCAGGGCCTCTCCTCCTCCGTCTTCACCCGCGACTTCCAGACGGCGGAGCGGTTCTTGTCCGCCGCCGGCTCCGACTGCGGCATCGCCAACGTCAACATCGGCACCTCGGGCGCGGAGATTGGCGGAGCCTTCGGCGGAGAGAAGGACACGGGCGGTGGCCGGGAGTCGGGCTCGGACGCGTGGAAGGCCTATATGCGCCGGCAGACCAACACCCTGAACGCCTCCAACGCACTCCCGCTGGCGCAGGGCATCCGCTTCGACCTGTAG
- a CDS encoding DUF2277 domain-containing protein: MCRNIKPLFNFTPPATDDDVRAAALQFVRKIAGTRKPSKQNADAFEVAVEEIYRSSKRMLEGLVATTPPRDRMKFEALKRLRYKKADAG, translated from the coding sequence ATGTGCCGGAACATCAAGCCCCTGTTCAACTTCACGCCCCCCGCCACGGATGACGACGTTCGCGCGGCGGCCCTGCAGTTCGTCCGGAAGATCGCCGGGACCCGCAAGCCGTCCAAGCAGAACGCCGACGCGTTCGAAGTGGCCGTCGAGGAAATCTACCGGAGCTCCAAGCGGATGTTGGAAGGGCTGGTGGCGACGACGCCGCCGAGGGACCGGATGAAGTTCGAGGCCCTCAAGCGGCTGCGCTACAAGAAAGCCGACGCGGGCTGA
- a CDS encoding YciI family protein: MSFMLLMMEAPGNRQARPLEEGQAAYARMMAFQEKLRSAGVLVTGEALKSDDHAVRIENLGGKRTVSDGPFTESKEIIGGFFLLNCKSRNEALEFAMACPASEWGIVELREIASSCYE, encoded by the coding sequence ATGTCTTTCATGCTGCTGATGATGGAAGCACCCGGGAATCGCCAGGCTCGTCCGCTCGAAGAAGGCCAGGCCGCCTACGCGAGAATGATGGCCTTCCAGGAGAAGCTCAGGAGCGCGGGGGTGCTCGTCACAGGCGAGGCACTCAAGTCGGACGACCACGCGGTGCGCATCGAGAACCTCGGAGGGAAGCGGACCGTGAGCGACGGCCCCTTCACCGAGTCGAAGGAAATCATCGGCGGCTTCTTCCTCCTCAACTGCAAGTCACGCAATGAGGCGCTCGAGTTCGCCATGGCCTGCCCCGCGAGCGAGTGGGGCATCGTCGAGCTGCGCGAAATCGCCAGCAGTTGCTACGAGTAG
- a CDS encoding RNA polymerase sigma factor: MTVSNKHRAIEAVWRIESARLIAGLTRMVRDVGLAEELAQDALVAALERWTESGIPDNPGAWLMATAKRRAIDELRRGKRVERKHEELGHELESDQAHGATPDLDAALDDEVGDDLLRLMFISCHPILSTEARVALTLRLLGGLTTEEIARAFLVPSTTVAQRIVRAKRTLSEEKVPFELPRGEELASRLASVLEVIYLVFNEGYSATAGDDWMRPELCADALRLGRILAELAPQEAEVHGLVALMEIQASRSRARVGPKGQPVLLLEQNRALWDQLLIRRGLTALERAEKLGGAQGPYALQAALAACHARARRAEDTDWARIASLYSVLVRLTPSPVVELNRAVALSMAYGPAAGLAVVDTLTSEPSLAHYHLLPSVRGDLLRKLGRFDEARKEFEKAAGLTRNVREQTLLLDRAAACARREA, translated from the coding sequence GTGACGGTTTCCAACAAACATCGCGCCATTGAAGCGGTCTGGCGCATCGAGTCCGCGCGGCTCATCGCCGGTCTGACGCGCATGGTGCGCGACGTCGGGCTCGCGGAAGAGCTGGCTCAGGACGCCCTGGTCGCGGCCTTGGAGCGCTGGACCGAGTCCGGCATCCCCGACAACCCAGGTGCGTGGTTGATGGCGACGGCGAAGCGCCGGGCCATCGACGAGCTGCGCCGGGGCAAGCGCGTCGAGCGCAAGCACGAGGAGCTGGGCCACGAGCTCGAATCGGACCAGGCACACGGCGCCACGCCGGACCTGGACGCGGCGCTCGATGACGAGGTGGGCGACGACCTGCTTCGCCTCATGTTCATCTCCTGCCACCCCATCCTCTCGACGGAGGCGCGCGTCGCGCTCACCTTGCGACTGCTCGGGGGCCTGACGACGGAAGAAATCGCGCGCGCCTTCCTGGTGCCGTCCACCACCGTCGCCCAGCGCATCGTCCGCGCCAAGCGCACGCTGTCCGAGGAGAAGGTCCCCTTCGAGCTGCCTCGGGGCGAGGAGCTCGCCAGCCGGCTGGCCTCCGTGCTGGAGGTCATCTACCTGGTCTTCAACGAGGGCTACTCCGCGACGGCGGGGGATGACTGGATGCGGCCGGAGCTGTGCGCGGACGCGCTGCGGCTGGGACGCATCCTCGCGGAGCTCGCGCCGCAGGAGGCGGAGGTCCATGGCCTGGTGGCGTTGATGGAAATCCAGGCGTCACGCTCGCGCGCGCGCGTGGGGCCCAAGGGGCAGCCGGTGCTGCTGCTCGAGCAGAACCGCGCGCTGTGGGACCAGCTCCTCATCCGCCGTGGCCTCACGGCGCTGGAGCGCGCGGAGAAGCTGGGCGGTGCGCAGGGCCCCTACGCACTGCAAGCCGCGCTCGCGGCGTGTCATGCGCGGGCCCGGCGGGCGGAGGACACGGACTGGGCGCGCATCGCCTCGCTGTACTCGGTGCTGGTGCGGCTCACGCCGTCTCCGGTGGTGGAGCTCAACCGCGCGGTGGCGCTGTCCATGGCCTATGGCCCCGCGGCGGGGCTGGCCGTCGTGGACACGTTGACGTCGGAGCCGTCGCTCGCCCACTACCACCTGCTGCCCAGCGTGCGAGGGGACCTGCTGCGCAAGCTGGGCCGCTTCGACGAAGCGCGCAAGGAGTTCGAGAAGGCCGCGGGGCTCACGCGCAACGTGCGCGAACAGACGCTGCTGCTCGACAGGGCGGCGGCGTGCGCCCGGCGCGAGGCGTGA
- a CDS encoding lipoxygenase family protein, whose product MRRLLSTLGLKGSEKGDEELLDAAELAQWYSSLSLEERLALSRELAPRVRAASGRSERSAAELPAVAEGRLVFEQDGPGGPIPLHHVKVELWDRDIGTPDDFLGEGFTDAEGRFAIRYDPADAGVGDLPDLEIRYFEPQHGFLPDGRVVETWRRIGSERGPDDHGGLHYDFGTLRLPYWEYDPTTLLARLHVTEAGTPPTAYAPGRSLAMLKAVAPIELVKRRHLLQGKLGHAPELDTIQADYPEAMTVRMERESPGSTRTDAFFGERLLNGMFSSILDRDPEVPGDSNAFRLYYPWNAYEQDGIHCLPDVDLRLKLVDGRLLPTRIILGMREPGATAPGSPVTRRSYTPADGANWEAAKRMARVSATLDTELGNHLGQCHFNVEQYAIAAHRNLRRSPLRWLLMPHLREVVLINHSANGFLVGGTGYITRASALTERGIESRLVHLLGSYDWKGFTPAPPVCEGHRYARAAGLFWKLVGEHVEAFFAEHGAAMEAEWCEVRRFSDDLVAHSAPAFVCRYLRATVPGKPAPWFVRSERMDLDVKAAAPTPKAVSAVTRTDVAQAGEVEALKQLCRYVIFFATFRHAWANNLQWDDAGEVLYACLGLRWGKGGALSTEADLDVAPPPEDATEMLWISWMLSKTNYGFLLANEESDVHPRFVELLRTHATEFAALGMDVRTVSSRINI is encoded by the coding sequence ATGCGGCGATTGCTGAGCACTCTCGGCCTCAAAGGGTCCGAGAAGGGCGACGAGGAGCTGCTCGACGCGGCCGAGCTCGCGCAGTGGTACTCGAGCCTGAGTCTGGAAGAGCGGCTGGCGCTCAGTCGTGAGCTCGCGCCTCGGGTCCGGGCGGCGTCGGGTCGCTCGGAGCGGAGTGCGGCGGAGCTGCCCGCGGTCGCGGAGGGGCGCCTGGTCTTCGAGCAGGACGGGCCCGGGGGGCCCATTCCCTTGCACCACGTGAAGGTGGAGCTGTGGGACCGGGACATCGGCACCCCGGATGACTTCCTGGGCGAGGGCTTCACGGACGCGGAGGGGCGCTTCGCCATTCGCTATGACCCCGCGGACGCCGGTGTGGGGGACCTGCCGGACCTGGAGATCCGCTACTTCGAGCCGCAGCACGGCTTCCTGCCGGATGGCCGGGTGGTGGAGACGTGGCGGCGCATCGGCTCCGAGCGCGGTCCGGATGACCACGGGGGGCTGCACTACGACTTCGGCACGCTGAGGCTTCCCTACTGGGAATATGACCCCACGACGCTGCTGGCCCGGCTCCACGTGACGGAGGCGGGCACTCCGCCCACGGCGTATGCGCCGGGCCGCTCGCTGGCGATGTTGAAGGCGGTGGCGCCCATCGAGCTCGTCAAGCGGCGCCACCTGCTCCAGGGGAAGCTGGGGCACGCGCCGGAGCTGGACACGATTCAAGCGGACTACCCGGAGGCGATGACGGTGCGCATGGAGCGCGAGTCACCGGGCTCCACGCGCACGGATGCGTTCTTCGGAGAGCGCCTGCTCAACGGGATGTTCTCCTCCATTCTGGATAGAGATCCAGAGGTGCCCGGGGACTCGAACGCGTTCCGGCTCTACTACCCGTGGAACGCGTACGAGCAGGATGGCATCCACTGCCTGCCAGACGTGGACCTGCGGCTGAAGCTGGTGGACGGGCGGCTGCTGCCCACGCGCATCATCCTGGGGATGCGCGAGCCCGGTGCCACGGCGCCCGGCTCACCGGTGACGCGCAGGAGCTACACGCCCGCGGATGGGGCGAACTGGGAGGCCGCCAAGCGGATGGCGCGGGTGAGCGCGACGCTGGACACGGAGCTGGGCAACCACCTGGGGCAGTGCCACTTCAATGTCGAGCAGTACGCCATCGCCGCGCATCGCAACCTGCGGCGCAGTCCGCTGCGGTGGCTGCTCATGCCGCACCTGCGCGAGGTGGTGCTCATCAACCACTCCGCCAATGGCTTCCTGGTGGGCGGCACGGGCTACATCACCCGGGCGAGCGCGCTGACGGAGCGAGGCATCGAGTCGCGCCTGGTGCACCTGCTGGGCAGCTATGACTGGAAGGGCTTCACCCCGGCGCCGCCTGTCTGTGAAGGGCACCGCTACGCGCGAGCGGCGGGGCTGTTCTGGAAGCTGGTGGGCGAGCACGTAGAGGCGTTCTTCGCGGAGCATGGCGCGGCGATGGAGGCCGAGTGGTGTGAGGTGCGGAGATTCTCGGACGACCTGGTGGCGCACTCGGCGCCTGCGTTCGTGTGCCGCTACCTTCGCGCGACGGTGCCTGGGAAGCCCGCGCCGTGGTTCGTGCGCTCCGAGCGCATGGACCTGGACGTGAAGGCCGCCGCACCCACGCCCAAGGCCGTGAGCGCGGTGACCCGGACGGATGTGGCGCAGGCGGGGGAGGTGGAGGCGCTCAAGCAGCTCTGCCGCTACGTCATCTTCTTCGCGACCTTCCGTCATGCGTGGGCGAACAACCTCCAGTGGGACGACGCGGGCGAGGTGCTCTACGCGTGCCTGGGGTTGAGGTGGGGGAAGGGTGGGGCGCTGTCGACGGAGGCCGACCTGGACGTCGCGCCGCCGCCGGAGGACGCCACGGAGATGCTGTGGATTTCGTGGATGCTGTCGAAGACGAACTACGGCTTCCTGCTCGCGAACGAGGAGTCGGATGTGCATCCGCGCTTCGTGGAGCTGCTGCGCACCCACGCCACCGAGTTCGCCGCATTGGGGATGGACGTCCGCACGGTCAGCTCCCGCATCAACATCTAG
- a CDS encoding lipoxygenase family protein, translated as MAAYTLTIRTNGKLGAGTDANISVVLVGTHGDSGPHVLDLPFHNDFEAGSEDEYTVFCEDVGDLVLLRFFNEGGVAGDWLLDWVRVTDGEKQWRFPFFRWVLSGATVEVLEGTAKLARDTGSERESVARLAQVDARKRMYPWRPAEATEGLPGALDISEAHPLPKDELYRGLTQGSYELVIAKTLAAIQLHLPMLTQTWNGLVNVFDFFKSLEVPQLAGRWKDDLEFARQAVQGINPLHITLIPKVPQGMALTDDDVRGLLSPGTTLAQALDARRVFLLDFEILDDIPMYRKVDKEGREERRWAPASRCLLYLDDQRHLRPIAIQLGGDAASHPVFTPNDSEADWLAAKVYVRCSEGNTHQMVSHALRTHFVAEPFVMATMRNLPDPHPVYKLLRRHFRYTLAINEGARKGLLSAGGVFDDFIATGGPDKGHLQLGKKGFTRWTLEDNKLRLDLERRGVLDPSILPDYPYRDDALPLWDAFEEYVGGVLRHFYRTDADLEGDAEMQHWWKDLTQHGLPVEKLPCRELRRVADLADILTTVLFTVSVQHAAVNYLQYEHYAFVPNAPLCMRQEPPREKGVLRPEDLTAMIPTKTQMLWQIAIGRALSSFGDDEEYLLPEDGWHEEYFQEPELTAIRERFQERLRTQLAAVKARNANAAVAYTVLRPDKIPCGITV; from the coding sequence ATGGCTGCGTACACACTCACGATTCGGACGAATGGAAAGCTCGGCGCGGGGACGGATGCGAACATCTCCGTCGTCCTGGTCGGCACGCACGGCGACAGCGGGCCCCACGTGCTGGACCTGCCCTTCCACAATGACTTCGAGGCGGGCTCGGAGGACGAGTACACCGTCTTCTGCGAGGACGTGGGCGACCTGGTGCTGCTGCGCTTCTTCAACGAGGGAGGCGTCGCGGGGGACTGGCTCCTCGACTGGGTCCGCGTCACGGACGGCGAGAAGCAGTGGCGCTTTCCCTTCTTCCGCTGGGTGCTGAGCGGCGCCACGGTGGAGGTGCTCGAGGGCACCGCGAAGCTCGCGCGCGACACAGGCAGCGAGCGGGAGTCGGTGGCGCGGCTCGCGCAGGTCGACGCCCGGAAGCGGATGTACCCCTGGCGCCCGGCGGAGGCGACCGAGGGCCTTCCCGGCGCGCTCGACATCAGCGAGGCGCACCCCTTGCCGAAGGACGAGCTCTACCGGGGGCTGACGCAGGGCAGCTACGAGCTGGTCATCGCCAAGACGCTCGCGGCCATCCAACTGCACCTGCCCATGCTGACCCAGACGTGGAACGGGCTGGTGAACGTCTTCGACTTCTTCAAGAGCCTGGAGGTCCCCCAGCTCGCCGGACGCTGGAAGGACGACCTCGAGTTCGCGCGCCAGGCGGTCCAGGGCATCAACCCCCTCCACATCACCCTCATCCCCAAGGTGCCCCAGGGCATGGCCCTGACGGATGACGACGTGCGGGGCCTCCTGTCTCCGGGCACCACGCTGGCGCAGGCGCTCGACGCCCGGCGCGTCTTCCTGCTCGACTTCGAGATTCTCGACGACATCCCCATGTACCGGAAGGTCGACAAGGAGGGCCGCGAGGAGCGCCGCTGGGCGCCGGCCTCCCGCTGCCTGCTGTACCTGGATGACCAGCGACACCTCCGCCCCATCGCCATCCAGTTGGGCGGGGACGCCGCGAGCCACCCCGTCTTCACGCCCAACGACAGCGAGGCGGACTGGCTGGCGGCGAAGGTCTACGTGCGCTGCAGCGAGGGCAACACGCACCAGATGGTGAGCCACGCGCTGCGCACGCACTTCGTGGCGGAGCCGTTCGTCATGGCGACGATGCGCAACCTCCCGGACCCGCACCCCGTCTACAAGCTGCTGCGCCGCCACTTCCGCTACACGCTCGCCATCAACGAGGGCGCCCGCAAGGGACTGCTCTCCGCCGGGGGCGTGTTCGACGACTTCATCGCCACGGGAGGGCCGGACAAGGGGCACCTCCAGCTCGGCAAGAAGGGCTTCACGCGATGGACGCTGGAGGACAACAAGCTCCGCCTGGACCTGGAGCGTCGAGGCGTCCTGGACCCGTCCATCCTCCCCGACTACCCCTACCGCGACGATGCCCTGCCCCTGTGGGACGCGTTCGAGGAGTACGTCGGCGGGGTGCTCCGCCACTTCTATCGGACGGACGCCGACCTGGAGGGCGACGCCGAGATGCAGCACTGGTGGAAGGACCTCACCCAGCACGGGCTGCCCGTGGAGAAGCTGCCGTGCCGGGAGCTGCGCCGGGTGGCCGACCTGGCCGACATCCTCACCACCGTGCTCTTCACTGTCAGCGTCCAGCACGCGGCGGTGAACTACCTGCAGTATGAGCACTACGCCTTCGTGCCCAACGCCCCCCTGTGCATGCGCCAGGAGCCGCCCAGGGAGAAGGGGGTCCTCCGCCCGGAAGACCTCACCGCGATGATTCCCACGAAGACCCAGATGCTCTGGCAGATTGCCATTGGTCGGGCCCTCTCCAGCTTTGGAGATGACGAGGAGTACCTCTTGCCCGAGGATGGATGGCACGAGGAGTACTTCCAGGAGCCCGAGCTGACAGCCATTCGCGAGCGTTTCCAGGAGCGGCTGCGCACCCAGCTCGCGGCGGTGAAGGCCCGCAATGCGAACGCCGCGGTTGCGTACACCGTCCTGCGCCCCGACAAGATTCCCTGCGGCATCACCGTCTGA
- a CDS encoding DUF998 domain-containing protein: MGPWVLLSALLVVTLTMVPPWWFARRRPGYSHVRDSISELGQTGAPDALRVAWLGFAPAGLAVIGFAALLHARLAQGEETTTGLVLLSLMGVSYVGAAVFPCDEGAPIWGTWKNQMHNLVAGVGYLGAAAGLIELERVFEDLPHLASLAPLTGALGKAMLLGIFALSFPSPVRGLLQRLTEGLVFVWMVVMGVWLL; this comes from the coding sequence ATGGGTCCGTGGGTCCTCCTGTCCGCTCTCCTCGTCGTGACGCTCACGATGGTGCCGCCCTGGTGGTTCGCGCGGCGCCGCCCCGGCTACAGCCACGTGCGTGACAGCATCAGCGAGCTGGGCCAGACGGGAGCGCCTGACGCGCTGCGAGTGGCCTGGCTCGGGTTCGCGCCCGCGGGCCTCGCCGTCATCGGCTTCGCGGCCCTGCTCCACGCGCGGCTCGCGCAGGGGGAGGAGACGACGACGGGGCTCGTGCTCCTGTCCCTGATGGGCGTCAGCTACGTGGGCGCGGCCGTCTTCCCGTGCGACGAGGGTGCGCCCATCTGGGGGACGTGGAAGAACCAGATGCACAACCTGGTCGCGGGAGTGGGCTACCTGGGCGCGGCGGCGGGCCTCATCGAGCTGGAGCGCGTCTTCGAGGACCTGCCCCACCTGGCCTCGCTGGCGCCGCTCACCGGGGCGCTCGGCAAGGCGATGCTGCTCGGCATCTTCGCCCTGTCCTTCCCGTCCCCCGTGCGCGGCCTGCTTCAGCGCCTCACTGAAGGGCTCGTGTTCGTGTGGATGGTGGTGATGGGCGTGTGGCTCCTGTGA